The Dreissena polymorpha isolate Duluth1 chromosome 8, UMN_Dpol_1.0, whole genome shotgun sequence genome includes the window ACTAGGCCCATATTGAAGTATGGTCATGACACTAGGCCCATATTGCAGTGTGGTCATGACACTAGGCCCATATTGAAAAATGGTCATGCCACTAGGCCCATATTGAAGTATGGTCATGACTCATGACACTAGGCCCGTATTGAAGTATGGTCATGACATTAGGCCCATATTGAAGTATGGTCATCATGACATGATACTATGCCCATATTGAAGTATGGTCATGACACTAGGCCCATATTGAAGAATGGTCATGGCACTAGGCCCATATTGCAGTATGGTCATGGCACTAGGCCCATATTGAAGTATGGTCATGCCACTAGGCCCATATTAAAGTTGGGTTAAGATACTTGGCCCATATTAAGGTATGGTCATTGCACTAGGCCCATATTGAAGTATGGTCATGACACTAGGCCCATATTGCAATATGGTCATGACACTAGGCCCATATTGAAGTATGGTCATGGCACTAGGTCCATATTGAAGTATGGTCATGACACTAGGCCCATATTGAAGTATGGTTATGACACTAGGCCTGTATTGAAGTATGGTAACACTAGGCCCATATTGAATAATGGTCATGTCACTAGGCCCATATTGAAGTATGGTCATGACACTAGGCCCATATTGAAGTATGGTCATGACACTAGGCCCATATTGAAGTATGGTCATGACACTAGGCCCATATTGAAGTATGGTCATGACACTAGGCCCATATTGCAGTATGGTCATGACACTAGGCCCATATTGAAGTATGGTCATGACACTAGGCCCATATTGCAGTATGATCATGACACTATGCCCATATTTAAGTATGGTCATGATTTTAGGCCCATACTGAAGTATGGTCATGACACTATGCCCATATTGAAGAATGGTCACGACACAATGCCCATATTGAAGTATGGACACGACACTATGCCCTTATTGAAGTATGGTAATGATACTAGGCTCATATTGAAGAATGGTCATTACACTAGGCCCATATTGAAGTATGGTCATGAAACTAGGCCCAAATTGAAGTATAGTCATGACACTAGGTCCATATTGAAGCATGGGCATGATACTAGGCCCATATTGAAGTATGGTCATGACACTAGGCCCATATTGAAGTATGGTCATGACACTAGGCCCATATTGAAGTATGGTCATGACACTAGGCCCATATTGCAGTGTGGTCATGACACTAGGCCCATATTGAAAAATGGTCATGCCACTAGGCCCATATTGAAGTATGGTCATGACTCATGACACTAGGCCCGTATTGAAGTATGGTCATGACATTAGGCCCATATTGAAGTATGGTCATCATGACATGATACTATGCCCATATTGAAGTATGGTCATGACACTAGGCCCATATTGAAGAATGGTCATGGCACTAGGCCCATATTGCAGTATGGTCATGGCACTAGGCCCATATTGAAGTATGGTCATGCCACTAGGCCCATATTAAAGTTGGGTTAAGATACTTGGCCCATATTAAGGTATGGTCATTGCACTAGGCCCATATTGAAGTATGGTCATGACACTAGGCCCATATTGCAATATGGTCATGACACTAGGCCCATATTGAAGTATGGTCATGGCACTAGGTCCATATTGAAGTATGGTCATGACACTAGGCCCATATTGAAGTATGGTTATGACACTAGGCCTATATTGAAGTATGGTAACACTAGGCCCATATTGAATAATGGTCATGTCACTAGGCCCATATTGAAGTATGGTCATGACACTAGGCCCATATTGAAGTATGGTCATGACACTAGGCCCATATTGAAGTATGGTCATGACACTAGGCCCATATTGAAGTATGGTCATGACACTAGGCCCATATTGCAGTATGGTCATGACACTAGGCCCATATTGAAGTATGGTCATGACACTAGGCCCATATTGCAGTATGATCATGACACTATGCCCATATTTAAGTATGGTCATGATTTTAGGCCCATACTGAAGTATGGTCATGACACTATGCCCATATTGAAGAATGGTCACGACACAATGCCCATATTGAAGTATGGACACGACACTATGCCCTTATTGAAGTATGGTAATGATACTAGGCTCATATTGAAGAATGGTCATTACACTAGGCCCATATTGAAGTATGGTCATGAAACTAGGCCCAAATTGAAGTATAGTCATGACACTAGGCCCATATTGAAGCATGGGCATGATACTAGGCCCATATTGAAGTATGGTCATGACACTAGGCCCATATTGAAGTATGGTCATGACACTAGGCCCATATTGAAGTATGGTCATGACACTAGGCCCATATTGAAGCATGGTCATGACACTAGGCCCATATTGAAGTATGGTCATGACACTAGGCCCATATTGAAGTATGGTCATGACACTAGGCCCATATTGCAGTGTGGTCATGACACTAGgccaatattgaaatattgtcatGACACTAGGCCCATATTGAAAAATGGTCATGCCACTAGGCCCATATTGAAGTATGGTCATGACTCATGACACTAGGCCCGTATTGAAGTATGGTCATGACACTAGGCCCATATTGAAGTATGGTCATCATGACATGATACTATGCCCATATTGAAGTATGGTCATGACACTAGGCCCATATTGAAGAATGGTCATGGCACTAGGCCCATATTGCAGTATGGTCATGACACTAGGCCCATATTGAAGTATGGTCATGCCACTAGGCCCATATTAAAGTTGGGTTAAGATGCTTGGCCCATATTAAGGTATGGTCATTGCACTAGGCCCATATTGAAGTATGGTCATGACACTAGGCCCATATTGCAATATGGTCATGACACTAGGCCCATATTGAAGTATGGTCATGGCACTAGGTCCATATTGAAGTATGGTCATGACACTAGGCCCATATTGAAGTATGGTTATGACACTAGGCCTATATTGAAGTATGGTAACACTAGGCCCATATTGAATAATGGTCATGTCACTAGGCCCATATTGAAGTATGGTCATGACACTAGGCCCATATTGAAGTATGGTTATGACACTAGGCCCATATTGAATAATGGTCATGTCACTAGGCTCATATTGAAGTATGGTCATGATACTAGGCCCATATTGAAGTATGGTCATGATACTAGGCCCATATTGAAGTATGGTCATGACACTAGGCCCATATTGAAGTATGGTCATGACACTAGGCCCATATTGAAGTATGGTCATGACACTAGGCCCATATTGAAGTATGGTCATGACACTAGGCCCATATAAATGTATGGTCATGACACTAGGCCCATATTGAAGTATGGTCATGACACTAGGCCCATATTAAAGTTGGGTTAAGATACTTGGCCCATATTAAGGTATGGTCATTGCACTAGGCCCATATTGAAGTATGGTCATGACACAAGGCCCATATTGAAGTATGGTCATGGCACTAGGTCCATATTGAAGTATGGCCATGACACTAGGCCCATATTGAAGTATGGTTATGACACTAGGCATATATTGAAGTATGGTAACACTAGGCCCATATTGAATAATGGTCATGTCACTAGGCCCATATTGAAGTATGGTCATGACTCTAGGCCCATATTGAAGTATGGTTATGACACTAGGCCCATATTGAATAATGGTCATGTCACTAGGCTCATATTGAAGTATGGTCATGATACTAGGCCCATATTGAAGTATGGTCATGATACTAGGCCCATATTGAAGTATGGTCATGACACTAGGCCCATATTGAAGTATGGTCATGACAGTAGGCCCATATTGAAGTATGGTCATGACACTAGGCCCATATTGAAGTATGGTTATGACACTAGGCCCATATTGAAGTATGGTCATGACACTAGGCCCATATTGAAGAAGGTCATGACACTAGGCCCATATTGAAGTATGGTCATGACACTAGACCATATTACTAGTAACTGATTTCAGTTGCATGACTACACTAGGAATCATTTCAAGCTGTAATACAACTTGAGCAGCTAGATATTCCAGCTAAATAACACTGAACAAAAgtcttttgaatatttttattatattatgtgttttaacaGCAAAGTGATAgttgcaaacaaaaacaacaacacgattGATCATTCAAATCTAGATCTGTGATTTTACATCAAAGTATTAGTTGCTAATATATTCAATTAAGAACATGATTGATAAATCCATTATAAAGCCTTTTTACTTCTTacaacacatttttaaacattttatttcatacaatacCCAATACATGTAGCTCTAGCTGTATTAAGTAAGTTGTCTGAGATCAGCATCCTTGCCATTGCTTGTGCTTGTCAGAGTGTCtgacatattattttgtttacaaattgtttgtattgtcggagcaaataaatataaaatattgttagcAATACTTAGTTGAGCATTATCATGATATGCAAAAATTATTTCTGTCACTTTTGCAGTGTCCCCATCCACCTTTCATGCAATCTGGATGTAAGGTATCTGAGTATGAACTTTATCACAAaagtttatttcattttttgtactAGTTCTGCAGAATAATTGTTTCCTTATTAGTGACATCCTCCCCATTCTTTCTATAAGCACCCAAATATCAGTGTGTTGGCCATAAGTTTGATACTGTTTGGTACGTTTGTCACCATTGAGATAATAAATACTGCAGTCCTGCTGACCAGAAAAACccagaaaacaaaaatacaaatcatCACTCATGCACACAAGTAAACAATAATAGCTCAACAACATAAATCTGACAATTACCTATTCCGTTTATTCATAATATTTCACAATACCATTACAAGAAATTCAAAATTCTTGAATAGAAAAATAGACACAAAAATTTGGTGTACAACAAAGACTTAATGTTATCATGTAAACACTTGCAAAAACAAAACTCAGTATGAATATTGGAAACATACATGTATCAAGGCAGCAGTTTATGCTAATCAAGTACCATGTACAAGCTTGAAGTCAATGTTGGCAGCAAAATggattaatatttattgtaaatattttctgtGGCTTTACTTGCAGACTTTCATTCCCAGCTCCTTATTTctgttcattttctttttttgtactATTTTATTGGTTTGGGAAAACTTtctattaaaaatgattttaggaCTAATTAGTCACTTCTATCTTGACTGAGATTGAGGATACATTGTAATTCTGAAGAAATCAACAAGTCTTGTTTTTTGGTTTTATTATATCTACTAGTATCTtgttataaattgtattattttaccaTTGAAAATATTGATCAATGATCTTAAGTATTAAAGTtaaaagaaagcaaaaaaaaaaacaaaaacaaatatagtACTCAAAGCATTCAAAAGTGCATAAATGTGCATCATACATTTTCATCCACACCCCACCCACCCAAACAAACCAGTCATAACAATTCATCAACACTAACCTGTAAATTCCAATATAACAATATAAGTAAAAGTGGTGCTCCAAATTTCAAACACATGAGTCAtgtatttcaaaacattcaaaCTTATCAATAATCAAATACAATATTCCAGGTAGTAAACATTCTGTTTGGATTAAGGGTGTGAAAAGTAGTGCCCAGGTTTTGGTAAGGAGGGTTCGTGTCTCAGTTCCCAGTGGATATGTAGTGTCCCAAACTGGAGGAGGTTGTGATTTTGCAAGCAGTTTTCAAGTTATTTATGTGGCAAACAACTGCAATACAATGCTCAAAATCCGCTATggtttatgcttttttttcacagaaatTAAAATCCTTACATGTATAACTGATTACAGATTACACAGAGACATGTCTTATAACATTGATAGCAGCATATGAATGATATGATGACACTAACTGGCACAAAACCTCAAAATACTCAAATATTCTCTGTTATCTACAGTATACATGTGTTCCCAAAATAGATTGCTATATTGTTCAATGTTCATATTGTTTGGCACATACAGATAACGGGTCATTATAATCCCTTGTTGAAGTAGACACGGTCCACTGGGTCTGGAAGCGCCTTGATTTTCTCTTGCAAGTCCTTCTCCAAACTGCTCACAGCCATAGAACTGAAAAAACAAAATCAGCATATAGACTTGTTGACACATTGTACACTGACTGAATAGTGAGCAGCACATAATATCAGCATACAGACTTGTTCACACATTTGACACTGACTGAATAGTGGGAAGCATACAAAATTAGCATATAGACATGTTAACACATTTTACACTGACTGAAGTGGGCAGCATATAAAATGTGTGTACTTTTATTTGGGTCACTGTATATGGATAATTTCAAACCAGTCATGTCTATAACATATGAGTACTGTAATGATGTGACTGGTAGTCAGATACATAGcaattctcaatattttcacaaatggcTCATTTGGCATTCAGCGAGAGCTTTTTATACCAATTGTGTGTACCTTGTAACAATATAGAAGAAACACCCAAGTTACACATTTTAGTGTTTTCGAATCATAATTGCACTTCATGACAAAATCGCTATGTTTAAGTCACTTGCAACAGGATTTACAAAGACTAGCAAAGAAAATACCCGGTACCTTGTTTCCCTCAAGAGAGAACCTAAaccttgtacatgtattacttttaaGTGTTGACTTTTCTAGACAACATTGGTATGGATAGTATGGATTGAATCATCAATGTGAAGATGTCTATTGACTTGTCAGGTCAATACCTCTTATAGACATAAATAGAGTATAATAATGTGAAATTACATCAATACATGTGCACATTGACAGTTTACTTTAGAAAATTACTTAGTTAAAAAGGGATAACTCAAACAAAATCTTTGGACGAAAAATACtgagaaaaagttttaaaaacaataaagataacACTGGAACAAATAGGGTACTGAACGTTTCAACACAGATACCTTTAAAAGATAGTTTTTGAGAATGAGACTTTGACAAACTTCCAACTACCAGAACATTCAAAAACACCCTATGCAATCATGTTACCTTTTTTGTGGGAACAGGGCACAACAGAATGGCGTGGCAAAAACAAGGCTGAAAGATAGATCACACATGTTTTGTCAAGTATGGCTCAGAAAAATTAATCAAACAATGACATTACTTCATGAATTAATGAGCAGCATCATGAAAAACAATTTATTATGGTGTGTGCAGCCAGTGTAGGGTAGGGTTATTTTTTGTAAGGATTGCAGTTCTCCTAATTGATATCAATACATCATCTTGTTTAGTATTTGAGATATAAACTTGTAAAGTTATAGCACAcaaaaacaaatggaaataactcttatttaagaaagtgcagggttatggttcttgcaCATGACACTCTCCTCATTGATTTCTATAtgcccattaagtttcatgttgaaatgctATACAGTTTCTAAGATGAAGCCATAAAACGTTTATGAGTGACGGATGGACTTCTGGACATGCCAAATCGATATCCCACTTCCTTTTGCGGGGGTTAATATGCAATCATTATTAATATTGCTTTCAAGCACTCAAAATACTTACAAGAAGCCCACAACTAGAACTTGAATCGGGGCATTCAACCAGGGGCGTGCCtgaataaacaaaaaaattacaACAACCAAGAAGTGTCCTCACTGGGTAGTCGACCTAAACTATGGCATGTAGGCAGATTACAGCACAATGCCAGATTTTGCCTCTGTGTAATATTTGCTTACATGGTACATATTTAGATTGTCATGCCATAATTTTGACATTATGCTTCCCCATCTTTCTCTCAACAAGGAACAAAAGCATCTTTGTAAAACTACACAAAGCAATACAAAAAGTAGTCCAAACTGTTTGATGGATATATATCCCATTTGGACTGCCAATTGTTTGGTTTAGATTATGATAGAATCTGAATATTGACCACATTTTTATTGATAGAGACATTTGCTTAAGTACCTGCATACTACAATACACCTCATATATTTGGATACTCAAGATACTGGTAATCAAACATTCAGACAAAAATTGTCGATACAATTAAATGGAATCTATTGCATTATGCTTAATATGTAATTTAAGAAACAAAAGTGCATCAATGCTTATTACCAATTTTATAAATGTGTACAGAGGATTTTTATATACACTAATTTTCAGCTGATCACACAATGTCAAAGTACTAAAttattctacatttaataaaatcataCACATGAGATCAAGACAACATAAACATTTTACGAGCAAATTTAACACAAGTAAAAGGCTGtgacgaaaaaaacaacaagacatTGATTAAACTTTCAAGATTTATAATCATGACTCATTGATTACTGGTTCATGACAAAACAAATGTGGTTATACTTTAACTTTTCATAACATGCTTTTTTCTCAACATGTGTAACTACAGTGatcattaacaataaaataactAGAAATACATAATGCGCCAACATTTATCATTACATGTTTAACAAACCTTTAATTAGGCTATAAATCAATTCTTACAAGGTTTTGAATGAGGACCATGTAAATGTAGACATATGGCTTACCTTCATGAACTGTTTCTCTTCTAGCCATGACATTAAAATAGGAGGGAAGACTacaaaagaaatgaaaaataCCTTCATGTATGAAATAAGGTATTGCAAATGATTGCCATTCAATACCAATTTCTCTTTACCTAACTAAGTGAACAGGTCAGATATTTTAGAGGGAATTTTTTGGATTGATTCTgttcatcaatttttttttacagacatGGTCAGTTTTCAGGACTCAATATGtccgaaacaacaacaacaacaaaacatgttgtaaattcatttttatgttttatccTATGCTGTACATTATCTGCATTGATGCAGTCTTTTTTATCTtaacatgttaaaatataaaatgttttacaaCTTTTAATTGTCCAAGTACATTGTCAGACCAGTctcatacaattatttttttaaacattttaaagttcaAATGATGTCTCAATTCTAATATGAGAGTCATTATACTTACAAGCCATACAACAAAATAGCATGATATTATAAAGGGACTCGCtcaaagattttattaatacaaaatgccatctaatatatgtattttaatatttggaCTTCCAGCAAACACTACACAAATATTGTTGCATATACATTAACTAAACCTTGGTTACAAATGCACATGCCTGCAAGAACATGTAACATTATTTATGATGGACACGCTTTCACGGAGACCatgaatatacaaatgtaaacttTTGGCATATTTATTCTGGTTACCCAGGCTTACAAATATATCAGTGATATTCAATATACACCAGAAAAAACTAACAAATCTACTTCTTCAAGAGAGAGGGTGTGTCATAAAGGACTCAGTATGTCTGTTAAATTTCATTCTCATAAATGTAATTTAGCTAGCCTATATTACATGTTTCTTCTTGAGTTTGATGACTAAAATGTTTTGCaattcaacttcactttctaTGAACAGCTCCCTCTAAGTTATTTACATGTTTTGCAATACACGAGGGCCTGTATTTACCAACATTCTTTGACTCAAGTTAAAACATAACTATAGACTAAGACACAATAAATCTTAGTTTAGAGTTTGAATAGATGAAGGTTTACTGTTGCTTATGTTATAATTACACTCTTCAATATGAATGTTTTAATGTGAGCTTAGGAATGTTATTGTAAACTAAAAATTCAtgaatattaagaactttgaagTTCTAAGAGTACCATAATAACTCTTTAATAGTTTTTCGGACACATCAAACAAAGTTataggtgtccgaaaattaagagacaaaaattaaggtgtcagaaaattataattatattgaaataaaagcaataaaccaatgtaaaataattgtattgtgatttactcttcttttgctactttgaaataaatacaatttctcagctttgctaactcttgcctgaaatgatacaaccaaaaagtaaaaacataaaacattctgcttccttaataggaagaAACCATTTCAAATGCTGTAGGGTGAATCCCTAAACAAATCCATTGTTTTCTATCGGTAAGCATGGTAATTAACCAAATTGCacaaatgttatggtccattgccTGTAGGCATGCATCTACCaagttttatgaccttaatccgaaTGAAAAAATCCATGctcaaagtgtcacaagataagcaaaaacagggccgatgtctgtagaatagcgctgtaaaatatactgtccaaaaaattAGAGACATTAATTTAGGACAAAAACCCctatgtccaaaaattaagattcaccccaaaaatttatttttgctaaaaaaagggcgtccaaaaacttattattatgatactcttaaaaagaaaaaagtcTAATGAAGTCTGGTGAATATGGGCAAGGAACCTACTCATTCCAGGAGTAGCCATGCAGACCCTTGATATCACGACCTGGGCGATAGCCGACTTAGCTGCGTTGCTGGACTCCCCCAAACGACGACCTTTCGAGTCAAACACGGGAATTCCCTGCATGATTTCTCTGCAAAACAAGGGCATATATTACTGCAAAGGTTGTGGTAGCTTGTGCCTTTTTTTCCAAGTGTTAAGACGATCTTTTTATTTCGGTGTTCAGTTTCAGTCAAATAATGGCAGTTCCATTTCCCCCCAGTGAGCTCGGCTGGTCTTTAATATAACCTGTACAAAGAGCATATACTAATGCACAATATTGGCAACTGCACTATTTCAACGTGAGATAAAAGGAGAATGGAAGTAAACTCGTGCAACGTTTAATTCTAGAAACAAGTTAAACGCTGGCATTTGAACTCAAACACATCCCATGGATTGTAGTCTAGCATGTTTTCAAATGAGCTAACTACCGGTAGCTAGCCTGCCATTAAGAGTTTTATCCCAGACTTAATGCAAGaaaaagcatttatgattgtccTGGTGATAAATCATAATTGGTGTGGCTTTTTAGGCTAGTGTTAATGAGAAAATGTACCAAACTTGAAATCAATCATATATCTGATCACAAAGACATTAAGTAAGGTATAAAAATAAGACTATAGAACTATAAGCAATCCTTGAACATGTAAAACAATGTCAAGTTAAGAGAGTTTTGTTCTTTAAAGTCACGTCACATATAGATAACTTACCTGCTGCGCATGAAAGGTATGTTTATACAGTTGGCAGCAGCCACGGCCGTGAAAGGGACAAACCTGCCCACCAATGGAGGCATACGCTGCAATACAATGTATAGAGAGGGTCAAGTGTGGACCAATCTGCCAACAAATGGAGACATACACTGCAATACACTGTACAGAGAGGTCAAGTGTGGACCAATCTGCCAACCAATGGAGGCATACGCTGTAATACACTGTACAGAGAGGTCAAGTGTGGATCAATCTGCCAACCAATGGAGGTATACGCTGCAATACACTGTACAGAGAGGTCAAGTGTGGACAAACCTGCCCACCAATGGAGGCATACGCTGTAATACAATGTATAGAGAGGGTCAAGTGTGGACCAATCTGCCAACCAATGGAGGCATACGCTGCAATACAATGTACAGAGAAGTTCAAGTGTGGACCAATCTGCCCACCAATGGTGGCATACGCTGCAATACAATGTACTGAGAGGGTCAAGTGTGGAAAAACCTGCCCACCAATGGTGGCATACGCTGCAATACAATGTACAGAGGGTCAAGTGTGGACCAATCTGCCCATCAATGGAGGCATACGCTGTAATACAATGTACAGAGAGGGTCAAGTGCGGACAAATGTGCCAACCAATGGAGGCATACGCTGCAATTCAATACACAGAGACGGTCAAGTGTGGACAAACCTGCCCACTAATGAAGGCATACACTGTAATACAATGTACAGAGAGGGTCAAGTGTGGAAAAACCTGCCCACCAAT containing:
- the LOC127841053 gene encoding sideroflexin-1-like isoform X1, which encodes MTTEKQRINLDEPRYDQGTFSGRLKHFFITTNPLNVLATNKQLEEAKHIVEKYKSGDDSANLTEDQIWAAKQLYDSAYHPDTKEKMFILGRMSAQVPCNMTITGCMLTFYKSPKEVIFWQWFNQTFNAIVNYTNRSGESPISNSQLGMSYALATGGAVGTALGINKLVSRMPPLVGRFVPFTAVAAANCINIPFMRSREIMQGIPVFDSKGRRLGESSNAAKSAIAQVVISRVCMATPGMIFPPILMSWLEEKQFMKARPWLNAPIQVLVVGFFLVFATPFCCALFPQKKFYGCEQFGEGLARENQGASRPSGPCLLQQGIIMTRYLYVPNNMNIEQYSNLFWEHMYTVDNREYLSILRFCAS
- the LOC127840751 gene encoding uncharacterized protein LOC127840751 — translated: MTILQYGPSIMTILQYGPSIMTILQYEPSDMTIIQYGPSVITILQYGPSVMTILQYGPSDMTIIQYGPSVTILQYRPSYGPKIMTILKYGHSVMIILQYGPSVMTILQYGPSVMTILQYGPSLINNLKSQLKEHARIPS